A stretch of the Sulfurimonas sp. HSL3-1 genome encodes the following:
- the gspD gene encoding type II secretion system secretin GspD, translating into MQFTTKLLTLLIAGTLAFGTAAAAREQVNLKLQDIKIEELIKMVGKANGKNILLDKPIPGTVNFVSSTPIYKDELFTILLSVLNSKGFTMVQEGSYLKIVRQNVAVKENLPINARSGSALMQTRFISAKNENIDVIAAKVRQFLSPAGKLLTIKENNMMIVSDTPGNIGVIETIVKKIDRDQAKDVRAEFIPLSSAKASRLAASITKIAKAIINQKVENNKVEILSDDATNAIIILATQENIDKLTPLISRLDEKDDSTNQRLTIIPLENSEAKNVVASLQAVLDKKKYAKEADKPTVSVYDELNALVVSGLESDINDIRAMIKVLDVEKPQVFVKARIIEINQNMADSIGVKYGLAGGAVTDAGLFTFAADLGGAAIAFDGGGLINLSSATFDSGIAFGATIDFLASNGAANTLSQPTLLCVNNQESSIYVGRTEPIVTSTAQAADTTSVARNTYTREDIGLTLKIKPRLSQGNKVTLITTAKLEDILNSSVAGLPSTTKREVVTTAIVGNGESVIIGGLIYDKNRDEAQGIPYLRDIPLIGGLFDWRYSTHEKINLVIVLTPFIVRNSDEMTKIRKLLQELDGIQDEYEKLIEQKLEERKEELDKDASDSNTNDASQTSASDSALSVITPAKR; encoded by the coding sequence ATGCAATTTACGACTAAACTCCTCACCCTGCTCATCGCGGGGACCCTGGCATTCGGCACTGCCGCGGCCGCACGCGAACAGGTCAATCTGAAGCTCCAGGACATCAAGATCGAGGAGCTGATCAAGATGGTCGGCAAAGCCAACGGCAAGAATATCCTGCTGGACAAGCCGATCCCCGGCACCGTCAACTTCGTCTCCTCCACCCCCATCTACAAAGACGAACTCTTTACGATTCTGCTCTCCGTCCTGAACAGCAAGGGCTTCACCATGGTGCAGGAGGGCAGCTACCTGAAAATCGTCCGCCAGAACGTTGCCGTCAAGGAGAACCTGCCGATTAATGCCCGCAGCGGTTCGGCGCTGATGCAGACGCGCTTTATCTCCGCCAAAAACGAGAACATCGACGTGATCGCGGCAAAGGTCCGCCAGTTCCTCTCCCCGGCCGGCAAACTGCTGACGATCAAAGAGAACAACATGATGATCGTCAGCGACACCCCGGGCAATATCGGCGTCATCGAAACGATCGTCAAAAAGATCGACCGGGATCAGGCCAAAGACGTCCGCGCCGAATTTATCCCGCTCTCCAGTGCCAAAGCGAGCCGCCTGGCCGCCTCCATCACCAAGATCGCCAAAGCGATCATCAACCAGAAAGTCGAGAACAACAAGGTGGAGATCCTCAGCGACGACGCCACCAACGCCATTATTATTCTCGCGACCCAGGAAAACATCGACAAGTTGACCCCGCTCATCAGCCGCCTCGATGAAAAAGACGACTCGACCAATCAGCGTCTGACGATCATCCCCCTCGAGAACAGCGAAGCCAAGAACGTCGTTGCTTCCCTGCAGGCGGTACTGGACAAGAAAAAGTATGCCAAAGAGGCCGACAAGCCTACGGTGAGCGTCTATGACGAACTTAATGCCCTCGTCGTCTCCGGGCTGGAATCCGACATCAACGATATCCGTGCCATGATCAAAGTCCTCGACGTCGAAAAGCCGCAGGTCTTCGTCAAAGCCCGGATCATCGAGATCAACCAAAACATGGCCGACAGTATCGGTGTCAAATACGGTCTCGCGGGCGGGGCCGTCACCGATGCCGGCCTCTTCACCTTCGCCGCCGACCTCGGCGGCGCGGCCATCGCCTTCGACGGCGGCGGGCTGATCAATCTCAGCAGCGCCACCTTCGACTCGGGAATCGCCTTCGGCGCCACGATCGACTTCCTTGCCAGCAACGGCGCGGCGAACACCCTGTCGCAGCCGACCCTGCTCTGTGTGAACAACCAGGAGTCCTCCATCTACGTCGGGCGCACGGAGCCCATCGTCACCTCCACCGCCCAGGCCGCCGATACCACCTCCGTCGCGCGCAACACCTACACCCGCGAAGATATCGGTCTGACCCTCAAGATCAAGCCGCGCCTCTCCCAGGGGAACAAGGTGACCCTGATCACGACGGCCAAGCTTGAGGACATTCTCAACAGCTCCGTCGCGGGGCTTCCGAGCACGACCAAGCGCGAAGTCGTCACCACCGCCATTGTCGGCAACGGCGAAAGCGTCATCATCGGGGGGCTTATCTACGACAAGAACCGCGACGAAGCGCAGGGGATCCCCTACCTGCGCGACATCCCGCTCATCGGCGGCCTCTTCGACTGGCGATACAGTACGCACGAGAAGATCAACCTCGTCATCGTCCTGACGCCGTTTATCGTCCGCAACAGTGACGAGATGACGAAGATACGCAAACTGCTCCAGGAACTTGACGGTATCCAGGACGAATATGAGAAACTGATTGAGCAGAAACTCGAAGAGCGCAAAGAAGAGCTCGATAAGGATGCCTCCGACAGCAACACGAACGATGCTTCCCAGACATCCGCGTCCGACAGTGCCCTCTCCGTCATCACGCCGGCCAAGCGATAA
- a CDS encoding GspE/PulE family protein — protein MLNIPELEGVDLKPHPLESVDLNLSLRSYVLFSEIDGEVHIVLGRAHLSQSFDFLAKFDLDLPLVIVDADSFDRLYNKFLEIRTDSELSGIEQEQEEIEEEEMSLSDFLHTSSDLLTSEESAPVIKFVNALFYQAVKQRASDIHVEVHEYKGEVRFRVDGALVKHADIEKRVANLIISRIKVISNLDIAEKRVPQDGRTHVKIAGKTLDVRVSVLPTYYGERVVMRMLMQSEDIPHLEGLGFDHALTRQLDEMLKHSHGIILVTGPTGSGKSTTLHAFLQQVATPDINIITVEDPVEYKADNINQVQTNAKAGLTFASGLRSILRQDPDVVMVGEIRDSETAEIAIQAALTGHLVFSTLHTNNATASITRLVDMGIEQFLISSSLLGVLAQRLVRKLCPECKQQCVLADEYAEELDLPQGAVVFEEQGCKACNYTGYAGRQAIGEFFEMTDELVAMLKDRVNDHDLRAKAIALGMTPLSSQLKTLLLNGTTSLHEIIRVGVKDA, from the coding sequence ATGCTGAACATACCCGAACTCGAAGGGGTCGACCTCAAACCCCACCCGCTTGAGTCCGTCGACCTGAACCTCAGCCTGCGCAGCTACGTGCTCTTCAGTGAGATCGACGGCGAGGTCCATATCGTTCTCGGGCGGGCACACCTCTCCCAATCCTTCGATTTCCTGGCCAAGTTCGACCTAGACCTCCCCCTCGTCATCGTCGATGCCGACTCCTTCGACCGCCTCTACAACAAGTTCCTCGAGATCCGGACCGACTCCGAGCTCAGCGGGATCGAACAGGAGCAGGAGGAGATCGAAGAGGAGGAGATGTCGCTTTCGGACTTCCTGCACACCTCCTCGGACCTGCTGACCAGCGAAGAGTCCGCGCCCGTCATCAAATTCGTCAACGCCCTCTTCTATCAGGCCGTCAAACAGCGCGCCTCGGATATCCACGTCGAGGTACACGAATACAAAGGAGAGGTGCGCTTCCGCGTGGATGGGGCCCTCGTCAAGCACGCCGACATCGAGAAACGGGTCGCCAACCTGATCATCAGCCGTATCAAAGTCATCTCCAACCTCGACATCGCCGAGAAACGTGTCCCCCAGGACGGCCGTACCCACGTCAAGATCGCAGGGAAGACCCTCGATGTCCGGGTCTCCGTCCTGCCGACCTACTACGGCGAGCGGGTCGTTATGCGGATGCTGATGCAATCCGAGGATATCCCCCATCTCGAGGGGCTCGGCTTCGACCACGCACTGACACGGCAGCTTGACGAGATGCTCAAGCACTCCCACGGCATCATCCTTGTCACGGGACCGACGGGGAGCGGGAAGTCGACGACGCTGCACGCCTTTTTGCAACAGGTCGCGACCCCCGATATCAACATCATCACCGTCGAAGACCCCGTCGAGTACAAGGCCGACAACATCAACCAGGTCCAGACCAACGCCAAAGCGGGCCTTACCTTCGCCTCGGGACTGCGCTCCATCCTGCGCCAGGACCCCGATGTCGTCATGGTCGGGGAGATCCGCGACAGCGAAACGGCCGAGATCGCCATCCAGGCCGCACTGACCGGCCACCTGGTCTTCTCGACGCTGCACACCAACAACGCCACCGCCTCCATTACCCGTCTCGTCGATATGGGCATAGAGCAGTTCCTCATCAGCTCTTCGCTGCTGGGGGTCCTCGCCCAGCGCCTCGTGCGCAAACTCTGCCCCGAGTGCAAACAGCAGTGCGTCCTCGCCGACGAGTATGCCGAAGAGCTCGACCTGCCCCAAGGAGCCGTTGTCTTCGAGGAGCAGGGCTGCAAAGCGTGCAACTACACGGGGTACGCCGGCCGCCAGGCGATCGGGGAGTTCTTCGAAATGACCGATGAACTCGTCGCGATGCTCAAGGACCGGGTCAACGACCACGACCTCCGGGCCAAGGCGATCGCCCTGGGGATGACCCCGCTCTCCAGCCAGCTCAAAACCCTGCTGCTGAACGGAACGACATCCCTGCACGAGATCATCCGCGTCGGGGTCAAGGACGCCTGA
- a CDS encoding prepilin-type N-terminal cleavage/methylation domain-containing protein, translating into MRPAFTLVEVLAAVAIAAIAGAALLKMNSSNLFFLGQLEQTSRMTEDLAVAALHADKRFHRSDKALYDLLRDSYTIANDDLRAYLKSQQFRYTETLVDTISFDTGTLTEGTGSGEEFDARDIEAAGAVPPIQFELIQVTLSAERRHGSMLTIRPISQ; encoded by the coding sequence ATGCGTCCCGCCTTCACCCTCGTCGAAGTGCTGGCCGCCGTCGCGATTGCAGCGATCGCGGGGGCGGCCCTGCTGAAAATGAACAGTTCAAACCTCTTCTTCCTCGGCCAGCTCGAACAGACCTCACGCATGACCGAAGATCTCGCCGTCGCAGCCCTGCATGCCGACAAACGCTTCCACCGCAGTGATAAGGCGTTGTATGACCTGCTACGCGACAGCTACACCATCGCGAACGACGATCTGCGTGCCTACCTGAAATCCCAGCAGTTCCGCTACACGGAAACCCTGGTCGATACCATCTCATTCGATACCGGGACACTGACCGAAGGTACAGGATCGGGCGAGGAGTTCGATGCCAGGGACATCGAGGCCGCCGGTGCCGTGCCGCCGATCCAGTTCGAACTTATCCAGGTGACACTCAGTGCCGAACGCCGGCACGGTTCCATGCTCACCATCAGGCCCATCTCCCAATGA
- a CDS encoding type II secretion system protein, translated as MKRTAFTLMELLISVVLIAMLALFLYGALGGSRASNQTMQRHADAEAKRLKQFTLLYRDCVESYAFGVLSTNDKHYQVLQLQTKNSLYGIAAPYVTYFVHAETLQLVRLEAAFPITLPVPYDDKERIHINVIDSDVTDFNIYTGKVKETQDQNSTTAAGDSAAAAAGTEGSTAALEGGARTIKSHLLYLKTKGTQQPLLMELAF; from the coding sequence ATGAAACGCACCGCCTTTACCCTGATGGAACTGCTGATCTCCGTCGTCCTGATCGCCATGCTGGCCCTTTTCCTCTACGGGGCCCTTGGGGGAAGCCGCGCCAGCAATCAGACCATGCAGCGCCATGCCGATGCGGAGGCCAAACGGCTCAAACAGTTTACCCTGCTCTACCGCGACTGCGTCGAGTCCTACGCCTTCGGCGTACTCTCCACCAACGACAAGCACTACCAGGTGCTGCAGTTGCAGACAAAGAACTCCCTCTACGGCATTGCCGCGCCGTATGTGACCTACTTCGTCCATGCGGAGACCCTGCAGCTTGTGCGCCTGGAAGCCGCCTTTCCCATTACCCTGCCCGTACCCTACGATGACAAGGAACGCATCCACATCAACGTCATCGACAGCGATGTGACCGACTTTAATATCTATACAGGGAAAGTGAAAGAGACGCAGGATCAGAATAGCACCACCGCAGCGGGCGATTCTGCGGCTGCCGCCGCGGGGACAGAGGGGTCTACAGCAGCACTGGAGGGGGGAGCCCGCACGATAAAATCCCACCTGCTCTATCTGAAAACCAAGGGGACGCAGCAACCGCTGCTGATGGAGCTTGCTTTCTAA
- the dxs gene encoding 1-deoxy-D-xylulose-5-phosphate synthase, with the protein MNQKPLHDYEALEAQCRAIRERILDVVSTNGGHLSSTLGATELIVAMHAVFDSSKDPFIFDVSHQAYAHKLLTGRWEEFATLRQFDGLSGYTKPKESEHDYYVAGHSSTSISLGVGAAKAIALKQEQHERIPVVMIGDGALSAGMAYEALNELGEREYPMVIILNDNEMSIAKPIGAVSRMLSSAMASPLYQKIKRGTETFVDHFGEGAHYLAKRFEESFKLITPGIIFEEMGIEYIGPVDGHDIKRLVETFETARAMGKPVIIHAQTVKGKGYKIAEGQHEQWHGVGPFDIDSGISRKKSGGSKSATQIYTEALMHQADRDEKVVGVTAAMPSGTGLTPLLEKYPDRFWDVAIAEQHAVTSMGALAKEGFKPFCTIYSTFLQRGYDQVIHDVCLMDLPVVFAMDRAGIVGEDGETHQGAFDISFLRAIPNMTLCAPRDEKSMHQAVAFAAAFDRPLGLRYPRGAFLEAELPESAPFEYGKAELLIEAQSDLLLIGYGNGVGRAAQTLSQLGMPAALLDLRFAKPLDAELLRMLSARHKRWYVFSDSAAAGGVGSALLEWLAAEEIGDVRLQSFEYADAFITHGATLKVEASLGLRPEQLAERIRKTLQEA; encoded by the coding sequence ATGAATCAAAAACCATTGCACGATTATGAAGCGCTTGAGGCACAGTGCCGCGCGATCCGGGAACGGATCCTGGACGTGGTCAGTACCAACGGCGGACACCTGAGCTCCACCCTGGGGGCGACCGAGCTGATCGTGGCGATGCATGCGGTGTTTGATTCATCCAAAGACCCCTTTATTTTCGATGTCTCCCATCAGGCCTACGCCCATAAGCTGCTGACGGGGCGTTGGGAGGAGTTTGCCACCCTGCGCCAGTTCGACGGCCTCAGCGGCTACACGAAGCCCAAGGAGAGCGAGCATGACTATTATGTCGCGGGACACTCCTCCACCTCCATCTCCCTCGGCGTCGGCGCGGCGAAGGCGATCGCGCTCAAGCAGGAGCAGCACGAGCGGATTCCCGTCGTGATGATCGGCGACGGGGCGCTGAGCGCGGGGATGGCCTATGAGGCGCTCAACGAACTGGGCGAGCGCGAATACCCGATGGTGATCATTCTCAACGATAACGAGATGAGCATCGCCAAGCCGATCGGGGCCGTGAGCCGCATGCTCAGCTCCGCCATGGCGAGCCCGCTCTACCAGAAGATCAAACGCGGCACGGAGACCTTCGTGGACCATTTCGGCGAAGGGGCGCACTACCTGGCCAAGCGCTTTGAAGAGTCGTTCAAGCTGATCACGCCGGGCATCATTTTCGAGGAGATGGGCATAGAGTATATCGGCCCCGTCGACGGTCACGATATCAAGCGTCTTGTCGAGACCTTCGAGACGGCCCGTGCAATGGGCAAACCGGTGATCATCCATGCCCAGACCGTCAAAGGCAAAGGGTACAAGATCGCCGAGGGTCAGCACGAACAGTGGCACGGTGTCGGTCCTTTTGATATCGACAGCGGCATCTCGCGGAAGAAAAGCGGGGGAAGCAAGAGTGCGACACAGATCTACACCGAGGCACTGATGCATCAGGCCGACCGTGATGAGAAGGTCGTCGGCGTCACGGCGGCGATGCCGAGCGGCACCGGCCTGACGCCCCTACTCGAGAAGTATCCCGACCGTTTCTGGGACGTGGCGATTGCCGAGCAGCACGCCGTGACGTCGATGGGCGCATTGGCCAAAGAGGGGTTCAAGCCCTTCTGTACGATCTACTCCACCTTTTTACAGCGCGGGTACGACCAGGTGATCCACGACGTCTGCCTGATGGACCTCCCGGTCGTGTTCGCGATGGACCGTGCGGGGATCGTCGGCGAAGACGGCGAGACGCACCAGGGCGCCTTTGATATCAGTTTCCTGCGTGCGATCCCGAACATGACGCTCTGCGCGCCGCGGGACGAAAAGTCGATGCATCAGGCCGTGGCCTTCGCGGCGGCCTTTGACCGCCCGCTGGGTCTGCGCTACCCCCGGGGCGCATTTTTGGAGGCGGAGCTGCCGGAATCGGCGCCCTTTGAATACGGCAAGGCGGAGCTGCTGATTGAAGCGCAGAGCGATCTGTTGCTGATCGGGTACGGTAACGGGGTCGGCCGCGCGGCGCAGACCCTCTCACAGCTCGGGATGCCTGCGGCCCTGCTGGACCTGCGCTTCGCCAAGCCCCTCGATGCGGAATTGCTCCGGATGCTCTCGGCCCGACACAAGCGCTGGTACGTCTTCAGCGATTCTGCCGCCGCGGGCGGCGTGGGAAGTGCCCTGCTGGAGTGGCTTGCTGCGGAAGAGATCGGAGATGTTCGTCTGCAAAGCTTCGAATACGCAGACGCCTTCATCACCCACGGCGCGACGCTCAAAGTGGAAGCGTCCTTGGGGCTGCGCCCCGAACAGCTTGCGGAGCGGATTCGCAAAACCCTTCAGGAAGCGTAA
- the hisC gene encoding histidinol-phosphate transaminase codes for MTFNQTLDAIRVYEAGKPIELVVREFGIEPKDIIKLASNENPFGCSPKVQEAVSAIVSKMALYPDDSMYKLKDGLAKRFGIDPHEVVIGAGSDQVIEFAVHAKTGPGKKILINSITFAMYEIYAHHVGAEVIRTASRAHDLDEFYALYLEHKPSIIFLCTPNNPTGDSADAADVKAFLSKIDRETLVIVDGAYMEYARYKDSAKALEPKELIEAYDNVLYLGTFSKAYGLGGMRVGYGIAQRDIITALYKLRPPFNITTLSLEAASAALEDEAFVQRCIAKNFEEMDRYEAFAEAHGIRAIESYTNFVTLCLKEGTSSTEVADALLRQGMIVRNLAGYGLNAIRVTVGKPEENDRFFALAAELV; via the coding sequence ATGACTTTCAATCAGACACTGGATGCCATCAGGGTGTATGAGGCGGGCAAGCCGATCGAGCTTGTCGTGCGCGAGTTCGGGATCGAGCCCAAGGACATTATCAAGCTCGCCAGCAACGAGAACCCTTTCGGGTGCTCACCGAAGGTACAAGAAGCGGTCAGCGCGATCGTTTCCAAGATGGCCCTCTACCCGGACGACTCCATGTACAAGCTCAAGGACGGTCTGGCCAAACGTTTCGGCATCGACCCGCATGAAGTGGTCATCGGTGCCGGTTCGGACCAGGTGATCGAGTTCGCGGTGCACGCCAAGACGGGGCCGGGCAAGAAGATCCTCATCAACAGCATCACCTTTGCGATGTACGAGATCTACGCCCATCACGTGGGCGCGGAGGTGATCCGCACGGCATCACGCGCGCATGATCTCGACGAGTTCTATGCCCTCTACCTGGAACATAAACCCTCCATTATCTTCCTCTGCACGCCGAACAATCCGACCGGTGACAGCGCCGACGCGGCGGACGTGAAAGCGTTTCTCTCCAAGATCGACAGGGAGACGCTCGTCATCGTCGACGGCGCCTACATGGAGTACGCCCGCTACAAGGATTCCGCCAAGGCCCTGGAGCCCAAAGAGCTCATCGAAGCATATGACAATGTGCTCTACCTGGGCACCTTCTCGAAAGCGTACGGACTCGGGGGAATGCGGGTCGGGTACGGCATTGCGCAGCGCGATATCATTACCGCGCTCTACAAGCTCCGCCCGCCTTTTAACATCACGACCCTCTCCCTCGAAGCCGCCTCCGCGGCCTTGGAGGATGAAGCGTTCGTGCAGAGGTGCATCGCGAAGAACTTCGAGGAGATGGACCGTTACGAGGCCTTCGCCGAAGCGCACGGCATCCGGGCGATCGAGAGCTATACGAACTTCGTCACCCTCTGTCTGAAGGAGGGGACGAGCTCCACGGAGGTCGCCGACGCCCTGCTGCGTCAGGGGATGATCGTACGCAACCTGGCCGGGTACGGCCTCAACGCGATCCGTGTGACCGTCGGCAAGCCCGAAGAGAACGACCGCTTTTTCGCCCTGGCCGCGGAGTTGGTCTGA
- the pheA gene encoding prephenate dehydratase, with the protein MKSEAIKALDSLEACRDAIDAIDTELLALINERMAVVERVGEIKNKSGAPIYRPEREKAILQRLETLNAEQHGLLNAGAIEAIFLEIFAVARNLELPERIVYLGPEGTFTHQAAESRFGAMSEYLPMSTIAGVFKALESGRAKFGVVPIESRQDGAVGETLDLLATSPMKIVAELYMPIHMTFSTKAAHLDGIKRIYSKDKGFGQCRNFLNEHGLLNVQQIPVESTAKAAILASEDPEAAAICSHIAAKLYGVPMMFENIEDVHDNTTRFIILSDFKNAPSGQDKTSILAKLKKTTRAGVLVHFLHDFDKAKINLSKIESRPAKSQEGFGYWFFIDFYGHIDDKNVQKILKKHTDEVTWLGSYVEGEQ; encoded by the coding sequence GTGAAAAGCGAAGCGATAAAAGCGTTGGACAGCCTCGAAGCGTGCCGCGACGCCATTGATGCCATCGATACGGAGCTGCTGGCCCTGATCAATGAGCGCATGGCCGTGGTGGAACGCGTCGGGGAGATCAAAAACAAGAGCGGGGCCCCGATCTACCGCCCCGAACGGGAAAAGGCGATCCTGCAGCGTCTTGAGACGCTCAACGCCGAGCAGCACGGACTGCTCAACGCCGGTGCCATCGAGGCGATCTTCCTGGAGATCTTCGCGGTGGCACGCAACCTGGAACTGCCCGAACGCATCGTCTACCTCGGTCCCGAGGGGACCTTCACCCACCAGGCCGCGGAGAGCCGTTTCGGCGCCATGAGCGAATACCTCCCGATGAGTACGATCGCGGGGGTTTTCAAGGCGCTTGAGAGCGGCCGCGCGAAGTTCGGCGTCGTCCCGATCGAGAGCCGTCAGGACGGTGCCGTCGGGGAGACCCTCGACCTGCTGGCGACGAGCCCGATGAAGATCGTCGCAGAGCTTTACATGCCGATCCACATGACCTTTTCGACCAAAGCGGCGCATCTGGACGGCATCAAACGGATCTACTCCAAGGATAAGGGATTCGGGCAGTGCCGGAACTTCCTCAACGAGCACGGGCTGCTCAACGTACAGCAGATCCCCGTGGAGTCGACGGCAAAAGCGGCAATTCTGGCTTCGGAAGATCCGGAAGCCGCGGCGATCTGCAGCCATATCGCCGCCAAACTCTACGGCGTGCCGATGATGTTCGAGAACATCGAGGATGTCCATGACAACACGACGCGGTTCATCATCCTCAGCGATTTCAAGAACGCGCCGAGCGGGCAGGACAAGACCTCCATTCTCGCCAAGCTGAAAAAGACGACCCGCGCCGGGGTCCTCGTGCATTTCCTGCATGATTTCGACAAGGCGAAGATCAACCTCAGTAAGATCGAGAGCCGCCCTGCGAAGAGCCAGGAGGGGTTCGGGTACTGGTTCTTCATCGATTTCTACGGCCATATCGATGATAAAAACGTACAGAAGATACTGAAAAAACATACCGATGAAGTGACGTGGCTGGGAAGCTACGTCGAAGGGGAACAATGA
- a CDS encoding HAD-IIA family hydrolase: protein MYFIDVQGTLIDDRGQQPIPGAVAFIDALNRDAVPYLVVTNNTKRASSDFLAYLQSLGFAIPRTHYLDALMLLEREVPKQGVAAYGSETFLAQLDALGYVREHEKPQTLLLSVRADYGAEEFAQMITFLMQGARLVGMHDTTLYATQQRRFPGVGALLRMLSYAASVPFTVVGKPSDAFYGEALRLLRLQRPEAAFESVTMVSDDYAGDLTGAAALGMRTALVLSGKVRPEDALTARLRREESGTVVYNDITEIPPGKSVM from the coding sequence ATGTATTTCATCGACGTTCAGGGGACCCTGATCGATGATCGGGGCCAGCAGCCCATTCCTGGGGCCGTCGCCTTTATCGACGCCCTCAACCGCGATGCCGTTCCCTACCTTGTCGTTACCAACAACACCAAACGCGCCAGCAGCGACTTCCTGGCCTACCTCCAATCCCTCGGTTTCGCCATTCCCCGGACCCACTATCTCGACGCCCTGATGCTGCTGGAGCGGGAAGTCCCAAAACAGGGGGTGGCCGCCTACGGCAGCGAGACCTTCCTGGCGCAGCTCGATGCCCTTGGGTATGTGCGGGAGCATGAAAAGCCGCAAACCCTGCTGCTCTCCGTCCGTGCTGATTACGGCGCGGAGGAGTTTGCGCAGATGATCACCTTCCTGATGCAGGGCGCACGGCTGGTTGGCATGCACGATACGACGCTCTACGCGACGCAGCAGCGGCGCTTCCCAGGGGTGGGGGCGCTGCTGCGGATGCTTTCCTACGCGGCTTCCGTCCCTTTTACCGTCGTTGGAAAACCCTCGGACGCTTTTTACGGCGAAGCACTGCGTCTGTTGCGCCTGCAGCGCCCGGAAGCGGCCTTTGAGAGTGTGACGATGGTCAGCGACGACTACGCGGGGGACCTGACCGGTGCCGCGGCGCTGGGCATGCGCACGGCCCTGGTCCTCAGCGGCAAAGTGCGCCCTGAAGACGCGCTCACAGCGCGGTTGCGCAGGGAAGAATCGGGGACGGTGGTGTATAATGACATTACTGAGATTCCGCCCGGAAAGAGTGTGATGTGA
- the lysA gene encoding diaminopimelate decarboxylase: MSMDFNALAETYGTPLYVYDFDAMRAQYETLKEAFRGRKSLISYAVKANSNLSVVKQFADLGAGADCVSIGEVRRAMMAGVPKYKVIFSGVGKRDDEIREAIERDILYINLESEAELGRVEMIAQELGQVARISIRVNPNIDPKTHPYISTGLHDNKFGVEIDAAKRMYIRANASEWLEPVGIHFHIGSQLTELDPIREASEIVADLVRSLKAAIGIELKFFDIGGGLGIRYKDETTITPYDYAQAVLSTLTGMDITVVCEPGRFMTANAGYFLTRVLYEKQNGAKRFVVVDGAMNDLIRPSLYSAYHRIAPATAHEGDETPADIVGPVCESGDFLAKEYPLPPMAHNDLLVVHSAGAYGFGMGSNYNTRGRAAEVAVEAGADRLIRDRESFEDLVAPELKYLG; the protein is encoded by the coding sequence ATGTCAATGGACTTCAACGCCCTGGCAGAGACATACGGTACGCCGCTTTATGTGTACGATTTCGATGCGATGCGTGCGCAGTACGAGACGCTGAAAGAGGCGTTCCGCGGGCGCAAATCCCTTATCTCCTACGCCGTCAAGGCCAATTCGAACCTCAGCGTCGTCAAGCAGTTCGCCGACCTCGGCGCCGGCGCAGACTGCGTCTCCATCGGCGAAGTGCGCCGCGCGATGATGGCGGGCGTTCCGAAATACAAGGTGATCTTCAGCGGGGTCGGCAAACGCGACGACGAGATCCGCGAGGCGATCGAGCGGGATATCCTCTACATCAACCTCGAGAGCGAGGCGGAGCTGGGACGTGTCGAGATGATCGCACAGGAGCTGGGGCAGGTCGCCCGTATCAGCATCCGCGTCAACCCGAACATCGACCCCAAGACCCACCCCTACATCTCCACGGGCCTGCACGACAACAAGTTCGGCGTCGAGATCGACGCGGCCAAGCGGATGTATATCCGGGCCAACGCTTCGGAGTGGCTGGAGCCCGTGGGGATCCATTTCCACATCGGCAGCCAGCTCACCGAGCTCGACCCGATCCGCGAAGCGAGCGAGATCGTCGCCGACCTCGTGCGTTCGCTCAAAGCGGCCATCGGCATCGAGCTGAAGTTCTTCGATATCGGCGGCGGGCTCGGCATCCGCTACAAGGACGAAACAACGATCACACCGTACGACTACGCCCAGGCGGTCCTCTCCACCCTGACGGGGATGGACATCACCGTCGTCTGTGAACCGGGCCGTTTCATGACGGCCAACGCCGGCTACTTCCTGACACGGGTGCTCTACGAGAAGCAAAACGGCGCGAAACGCTTTGTCGTCGTCGACGGGGCGATGAACGACCTGATCCGCCCGAGCCTCTACAGCGCCTACCACCGCATCGCCCCCGCCACGGCGCATGAAGGCGACGAGACGCCGGCGGACATCGTCGGTCCCGTCTGCGAGAGCGGGGATTTCCTCGCCAAGGAGTATCCGCTGCCGCCGATGGCGCACAACGACCTGCTTGTCGTCCACAGCGCCGGGGCCTACGGCTTCGGTATGGGCAGCAACTACAATACCCGCGGCCGTGCGGCGGAAGTCGCAGTCGAAGCGGGCGCAGACCGTCTGATCCGGGACCGGGAGTCCTTCGAGGACCTGGTCGCGCCGGAGCTGAAATACCTCGGCTGA